CTGTGAATAATTCTTCAATTTCCTCGCGAATCCAGAGTCGGCTATGTTTGTTTGGCTCACGAGGGTGCGACCGCCGAACAATATTCTTGCCCAATTCTTCTATTCTATCATGCATACCCAATCCATTATGGAAAATTGTTATGAGTGATTTTTGCTCAAGAACTCTTAAACCGTAGATACCACGAAATCCACAGCTATCGATTGCTCTGATTGCATCATCTTTAGGAAAACCAACCATGAAGCATGCAACATCTAGGAATATTTCCTTGAGATCATCCTCCAGGCCGTCATAGCTTATTTCCAATACCTCTAGAGTTTCCAGCGATGGAATTGTTTCTAGTCTTTTTAGTGCATCTATCCATAAAACCTCCTCTTCACCACAAAGATGGGAACCCAAAACTTTGATCGTTAAGGGCAGACCAGCAGAATAACATACTACTTCTGATGACAGCTTTTCAAACCCTTGATCTGGAATATATCTCTTAAATGCATACCTACTAAACAGGCTCATTGCTTCCTCATCCGACAAGAAATCGACATCATGAATCCACTTCGCATTCACTCCGTGTGCTAGCAGCACTTTCTCGTCTCTTGTTGTAATGATGATTCTACTTCCGTCCTTAAACCAATCACCGGCTAACGCCTCAAGCTGCTTTGGATTATCCACATCATCTAGAACAAGAAGAACCTTTATATAGCGTAGCCTCGTTCTCATGATTTTTTCCCCATCTAAAACACTTCCTCTGTGTTCAATGTTCAGGACATCTGAAAGGACTCGTTTTTGCAATGACCGCAAACCCTTCTTTTTTGAAACTTCTCTTACATCATCAACAAAGCAACTACCTTCAAAAAGGGAAGACACTTTATTAAATATAGATCTAGCCAATGTTGTCTTCCCAATGCCTCCCATACCCTTGATCCCTATCATGCGTGCTTTATCGTTCAAACCGATCCCCAAAGACGACTCCAGCTCTTGCATCCTGCGGTCCATGCCTATCAGATTTTCATCATTGCTCAAATGAATGGAACGTAACTTGAGTGAAATCTCTTCACCAATTTTTTTGATGGCTTCAGTTTCATGCCTGCAGATCAAACAAGATTCATGTGGCTTGATCAAGAATATCCCACACGATCAATTAGTTTCAGCACTATACCATACAACCATTTGCAAAgtaataacatacacatatttcCTGTGTCCAGGGTGTTGGAAATAAGAAGATCAATGTATGCGGCTGTGTTTTCAAGTTAAATTGAGGAAAATTGTGATTTTTTGCTGTTGTGGAAACATGGGAAAACAGAAGAAAGAAGGGCTTGAGGAGCTGTTGCAATAAAGGCAAATATTACTTTCAAAACTGAAGGAAACGGTTACAATGGATTGAAAAACAAAGCAAGGAAATAGGTAATACTTAAAAGCCCAAATTGAAGTACAAAAGTACTATCTACAAATCAAAGTCATGCTTGATAAATCAAGGGCGGACTGGtgtataccaaaaaaaaaaaaaaagtcagatCTGGTGAAGTGATGGCAAAAATATATTTCAGTTTGTTGATGAGTTTAAGGAGGTTCAATCATCACATAGAAGACTCAACTTTGAGTTCAAAATTTACAGTATAACAATTGTACAATGAAAGAGCCTTCTACATCCCCACAGACCTAGATTACAGATACAAAAATGAAAGAATAATTTTGCAGAGATATGATGAAGGAATTTATACCCATTAGCAATGTTTTTCAGATCCCACCCGACCAGATTGCCTGCACTTTCAAGAGCCTTTTCCCATTTCTTAATCTGTTCGTTAGACTTATGTTTGGCGATTGCTCTTCCAACTGGCCCACTTCGTTTGCGGATGTCACTGGGCTCCACATCATAAAAGAGCGGGTAAGCAATCTGCTCATTCTCATCTTGGCACTCCATAATCTTCGCAAGTTCCTTCAGGCACCAAGAAGAAGATGCATAGTTTTTAGAGAAGACAATGATAAAGAACTTTGACTCTTCAATAGCTTTGAAGAGCTCATCGATCCGTTTTCCTTTCTTGAGTTCCTCGTTGTCCCTGAAGGTGTGAATGCCTTTTTGCTTAAGATAAGCGTAAAGATGATCAACAAAGGTCTTACGTGTGTCTTCACCTCTAAAGCTTAAAAATACATGATACTTAAAACTCTTTTGATGGGGTGAAGTTGAAGAAGACGCCATTCAAGGTTTTCTTGATGGATCTTCTATGAATCAAATCGTTCTTGCGAGAGATTCTTAACAAATAATTGCAAAGAAATTAGAGATGCATGTGAACCACACAACCCAATGATCGGCAAGATCTAGTAATTTCAACAAAGTGAAGACTTACATTTCTAAATAATAAAGTCAAGGAAGAATTTTCAAATGCCCctaccaaataaaaaaaattaaaaaattaaaagattaaaaaagTCAACTGATCAACCAAGCTTTTTGTATTGTCGGCGATTGCAAGTTGCAATGGTTAAATGACAAAGTCAACCAAACTTTTGTATTAAttgttagagtaaattacaaggTTCGTCCTTGTGGATTAAAAATATAGCAGGTGTAGTCCTCAAGATTTAtttattatagtttttttttcctattttgtAGTTTCATTGCTCTTTTGGTCCCTTGACCTACCAGTACTGTAGTTTGGTAACAGTTAAACGAATTTGATCAATTCACCTATCCATTTTAAGAAACTCCCATAGATCCAAGAAATACTATTTAAGGGGAAATGATATAAATGTCTTACAAACTTTTCAAAGTTGGTACATATATAGACACACTTTCTCTCAACCCACAATACTTTCAAAAGTCTAAGGTTTCCTTGACGAGTCTGATTTTGAGCTAATAGTTCATGTACCCATTTCTCCATTTTAACATCTTCAAATcaaatttatttacttttttttggAAGTAAA
The genomic region above belongs to Lactuca sativa cultivar Salinas chromosome 4, Lsat_Salinas_v11, whole genome shotgun sequence and contains:
- the LOC111878524 gene encoding disease resistance protein RPV1 isoform X2, translated to MASSSTSPHQKSFKYHVFLSFRGEDTRKTFVDHLYAYLKQKGIHTFRDNEELKKGKRIDELFKAIEESKFFIIVFSKNYASSSWCLKELAKIMECQDENEQIAYPLFYDVEPSDIRKRSGPVGRAIAKHKSNEQIKKWEKALESAGNLVGWDLKNIANGHETEAIKKIGEEISLKLRSIHLSNDENLIGMDRRMQELESSLGIGLNDKARMIGIKGMGGIGKTTLARSIFNKVSSLFEGSCFVDDVREVSKKKGLRSLQKRVLSDVLNIEHRGSVLDGEKIMRTRLRYIKVLLVLDDVDNPKQLEALAGDWFKDGSRIIITTRDEKVLLAHGVNAKWIHDVDFLSDEEAMSLFSRYAFKRYIPDQGFEKLSSEVVCYSAGLPLTIKVLGSHLCGEEEVLWIDALKRLETIPSLETLEVLEISYDGLEDDLKEIFLDVACFMVGFPKDDAIRAIDSCGFRGIYGLRVLEQKSLITIFHNGLGMHDRIEELGKNIVRRSHPREPNKHSRLWIREEIEELFTDNVGTEASTCTGLELELTEVSPEIIIKGLGNLKKLRYLFLTGSDDDRFPSDWKFDKEKQYFPNSLQLLNWNGYPGPFLPQTFQANNLVALQLPDSRIVQLWEGRERKVLKKLKFLDLSCSKVRTFDFGMTPNLERLELRGCHDLIQLHVPPGCLKRLVYLDLLWCSSSVSFSFIKQLESLELLSLPDLLVSAVCLEEFPRYSRNKLPKLRFIFDYSKDQSSSNGTSLECVLLDLQPCTKLESVSESICGLQHIRRLTLDGCIPEVPKDIDQLKCLEELTLYSTHVICLPDSVCMLKHLKSLKLKDCRYLEELPENLGLLEHLEELSLSSTSIRRLPDSICMLKQLLSLKLKSCLLLQELPNDLGQLDCLEKLNLLSTAS